The window AGATTTATTGGATATACCTCATGCATTACTAACTAAAGCCAACCAGGCGCATGCCTTGTTTCCGCTGAAAGTTCCGAAGGCGTATGTGTCACGCATGCAAAAAGGGAATATCAATGACCCGCTGTTACAACAGGTTCTACCGCTGGGTACGGAGACCGACGAGCATCCAGATTTCACCCAAGACCCGGTGGCCGACCTGCAACACAATCCTGTCCCGGGTATTGTGCATAAGTATTCGGGTCGGGTCCTAATGATTACGACCGGGGCGTGTGCCGTGCATTGTCGCTATTGCTTTCGTCGCAATTTTCCCTACTCGGAACAAAGTGCCGCGCGTCAAGGCTGGCAAGGTGCACTGGATTACATTCGAGCTGACAAAAGTATTCACGAAGTGATCTTGTCGGGTGGCGACCCCTTATCTTTAAGTAATAACAAACTGGATAATTTGTTCACTGAACTTGATAACATCACGCACCTGAAAACAATCCGTTTGCACACACGTCAACCCATCGTATTACCGGATCGTATTGATACCGGATTCTTGCAATTAATTTCTCGCCAGACTAAAAACCTCGTCATGGTCTTGCACGCAAATCATGCCAATGAAATTGATGATACGGTGCGGGCTGTGTGTGAGCAATTACTCGCGCAAGGTGTAACTATGTTGAATCAGTCTGTATTGCTCAGAAATATTAATGATGAACCAGAGACATTGATTGAATTAAGTCATGCCTTGTTTAGTTGCGGGGTTTTGCCCTATTATCTGAATTTACTGGACCAGGTCAGAGGGGCAAGCCATTTTGCGGTATGTCAGACCCAAGCCAAAGAAATCCACACCAGTATGCAAAAAATTCTTCCTGGATATCTGGTTCCCAAATTGGTCAAGGATTCACCCACAATCCCATATAAAACCTGGCTTTAATCTTGGTTCCTGGCTGC of the Gammaproteobacteria bacterium genome contains:
- the epmB gene encoding EF-P beta-lysylation protein EpmB, with the translated sequence MITPLSNKRLINNTAWSKKHTTDWQAQMRDAVTEPTMLLDLLDIPHALLTKANQAHALFPLKVPKAYVSRMQKGNINDPLLQQVLPLGTETDEHPDFTQDPVADLQHNPVPGIVHKYSGRVLMITTGACAVHCRYCFRRNFPYSEQSAARQGWQGALDYIRADKSIHEVILSGGDPLSLSNNKLDNLFTELDNITHLKTIRLHTRQPIVLPDRIDTGFLQLISRQTKNLVMVLHANHANEIDDTVRAVCEQLLAQGVTMLNQSVLLRNINDEPETLIELSHALFSCGVLPYYLNLLDQVRGASHFAVCQTQAKEIHTSMQKILPGYLVPKLVKDSPTIPYKTWL